The Ciona intestinalis chromosome 11, KH, whole genome shotgun sequence genome has a segment encoding these proteins:
- the LOC100183274 gene encoding ankyrin repeat domain-containing protein 27-like isoform X2 translates to MSAYDEDLTENGWYLALSQKHEDLFIRATNERWMICIPRVGSWKGGIEDGDLFSQKSFESHILKQLVVYGDKPEVESNKYLTYNGKEVFITGPTVTCGEGFTNNFNIPSYDKRSERLELHIETSHTSQILFEETFFNQHDESYVVLCLSQPLEQHLVSVGDEESSSSEVEKASGPRWESYGSYVWTRAYHGKRLHHFIDERITHFVSERKYPCNYEVRSLKSSDELVVEAKVVAECAEKFITSMVQNVIKDSKLKKYIEVPSQQTALYSSLESYILHGTYVVNMRELNDIMSVQDEQLNKITRNLSSVKYDDLEIKEELCTGIPRARRELSMMNRFRTPGEKLECLENTIRFLSPRTSQATLQINANDRSEATNKNEPIVMSSDDLLPILIYLVLKCEITNWLANLMYMKYFYFTKTNKDQHSFYLATLEAAVEHVRNRNIKIDRTKLSALSSHEQTQELHHLFKLIENVDVAGVDRLLRQAQDMKSLHDHDKCHPLCECNNCTKLSNRKANRGSYVSVSSRDDRGRTALHIAAVTGKHEVVDTLLNHGSDINASDYHGATPLHLAAQEGSQSVIFLLLHHEAAANAVDNNNNTPLHLACYGGHDGSVKAMLFYDPVRAVVKVDAVNDQGDIPLHIASRWGYASIAQALVECGSDISCQNRKKESPLDVAHNSQMKYILQHTELTVTYSNLRPEHTVPVVNKTKHSNINQLTQKINQSNALKPKSSNLIGQFKREKPSLPKQILKLHRAVTDNDVHMVAYMCGWGLDDDRSCDPLCQCYKCQPSQDIILHANSTSPDGSTPLLISCMRGYVEMTRMLLDHDARVGCKSKDRELSPLHLACQYGYEEIVRLLLDHGAVCDVRNAEGNTPIYMCAANGHASCAEVLLEFGASVNIRNHKYDAPLHEAVKWRNINVATLLMESGAMTYYKNKQGITPLQMAKENPEMYAVLTSAPRDHDVTETTQPETQPQPIKCHRYKKSISQSEADEMLANDLFERFTPDPAPTTPPLPAPTTPSSSNPIFTFHDNVPVTPPIHMKQSCDEIAGTGFYKPDADPKKVTSDVTDDIRGSKAEIKNNSDVKHDVIDSTEVHSGSDNLKVPGDTLESHNVTTPSTSSYNPYFEIGSRNSNNNENSDLTNKTHSNDDVIKPDRDEVTSYLSLHETS, encoded by the exons ATGTCAGCCTATGATGAAGATTTAACCGAGAACGGTTGGTACTTGGCTCTATCACAAAAGCATGAGGATTTATTTATACGAGCAACAAACGAACGTTGGATG ATATGCATACCACGTGTGGGATCATGGAAAGGTGGGATCGAAGATGGCGACTTATTTTCACAGAAGTCATTCGAAtctcatattttaaaacaacttgtgGTTTACGGAGATAAACCTGAAGTGGAAtcgaataaatatttaacttataatGGAAAG GAAGTTTTTATCACTGGACCAACAGTAACTTGTGGGGAAGGTTTCACCAATAACTTCAACATTCCATCCTATGATAAACGTAGTGAGAGATTAGAATTACATATTGAAACTTCTCATACTTCCCAAATTCTATTCGAagaaacatttttcaaccaACATGATGAGAGTTACGTTGTGCTCTGTCTTTCACAACCTCTTGAGCAACACCTAGTGTCTGTAGGAG ATGAAGAATCTTCCTCATCAGAAGTTGAGAAAGCATCCGGACCTCGCTGGGAGTCGTATGGATCATATGTGTGGACGCGGGCTTATCATGGGAAGAGGTTGCATCATTTCATTGATGAGAGGATCACCCATTTTGTGTCCGAGAGGAAATATCCATGTAATTATGAAGTGAGGTCGTTAAAATCAAGCGATGAACTTGTGGTGGAAGCTAAAGTTGTTGCT GAATGTGCGGAGAAATTCATAACAAGCATGGTTCAAAACGTGATAAAAGATTCAAAACTG AAAAAATACATAGAGGTTCCTTCGCAACAAACAGCACTCTATTCTTCATTAGAG AGCTACATACTGCATGGAACATATGTTGTGAACATGAGAGAGTTAAACGACATTATGTCGGTACAG GATGAACAACTGAACAAGATCACTCGAAACTTAAGTTCTGTTAAATATGACGACCTTGAAATAAAAGAGGAATTATG CACAGGAATACCACGGGCTCGCCGTGAGTTGTCTATGATGAACAGGTTTCGAACACCGGGTGAAAAACTTGAATGCCTGGAAAACACGATTCGGTTTTTATCTCCGAGGACAAGCCAAgcaactc TTCAAATCAATGCAAACGATCGTTCTGAAGCTACAAATAAGAATG AAcccattgtgatgtcatcagaTGATCTGCTCCCTATATTAATCTACTTAGTATTAAAATGTGAGATAACCAATTGGTTGGCAAACTTGATGTACATGAAGTATTTCtactttacaaaaacaaacaaagatcAACACAG tttttatctggcaacactggaagCAGCAGTGGAACATGTACGGaacagaaatattaaaatagatcGCACCAAG TTGTCTGCATTGTCTTCACACGAACAAACGCAAGAACTCCATCATTTATTCAAG TTGATTGAGAATGTTGACGTAGCTGGGGTCGATAGATTATTGCGACAAGCCCAAGATATGAAGAGTTTACACGACCATGACAAGTGTCACCCGTTGTGTGAATGCAACAACTGCACTAAGTTGTCCAACAG GAAAGCTAACCGAGGATCATACGTTAGCGTATCTTCAAGAGATGACAGAGGTAGAACAGCTTTGCATATAGCAGCTGTGACAG GCAAGCATGAGGTGGTAGATACGTTACTTAACCATGGATCAGATATCAATGCATCAGATTACCACGGTGCTACTCCACTGCATTTAGCTGCACAAGAAGGAAGCCAAAGTGTTATT TTCCTTCTGTTACATCATGAAGCTGCTGCCAACGCTGTAgacaacaataacaatactCCACTTCATCTCGCTTGTTATGGGGGCCATGATGGG AGTGTGAAAGCGATGTTATTTTACGACCCTGTACGGGCTGTTGTTAAAGTTGATGCAGTGAATGACCAGGGTGATATACCTCTGCATATCGCTTCTAGATGGGGATACG CCTCCATAGCGCAAGCATTGGTTGAATGCGGTTCCGATATTTCATGTCAAAACCGCAAGAAAGAATCGCCACTAGACGTTGCTCACAACTCACAGATGAAATATATTCTACAACACACGGAACTTACTGTGACTTATTCCAACCTACGACCTGAACACACTGTGCCGGTAGTGAAT AAAACAAAGCATTCCAATATAAATCAATTGACACAGAAGATTAACCAATCAAATGCTTTGAAACCAAAAAGCTCCAACCTGATTGGTCAGTTTAAAAGGGAGAAGCCAAGCCTTCCTAAACAG aTATTGAAACTCCACCGAGCGGTTACAGACAACGATGTACACATGGTGGCGTACATGTGCGGGTGGGGATTGGACGACGATAGGTCATGTGACCCGCTGTGCCAGTGTTACAAATGTCAACCATCGCAG GACATCATCCTCCACGCAAACTCTACATCTCCCGATGGATCAACTCCTCTCCTCATCTCATGCATGCGAGGTTACGTTGAGATGACCCGAATGTTGTTGGATCATGATGCGAGGGTTGGATGCAAGAGCAAGGATCGCGAACTCTCTCCTCTTCATCTTGCTTGTCAGTATGGATATGAAGAG ATTGTTCGCTTGTTATTGGATCACGGAGCTGTTTGTGATGTCAGAAACGCAGAGGGGAACACCCCAATATATATGTGTGCTGCCAATGGCCATGCATCGTGTGCTGAAGTTCTTCTTGAG TTTGGAGCATCAGTGAATATTCGTAACCATAAATATGACGCACCTCTTCATGAAGCTGTAAAGTGGAGAAACATAAACGTTGCAACATTACTTATGGAGAGTGGTGCCATGACTTATTATAAGAATAAACAAGGAATTACTCCACTACAAATGGCTAAGGAG AACCCTGAGATGTACGCCGTATTGACGTCTGCACCACGTGATCATGACGTCACCGAAACCACTCAACCAGAAACACAACCTCAGCCAATTAAATGCCACCGTTACAAGAAAAGTATAAGCCAATCAGAAGCAGATGAAATGCTGGCTAACGATTTGTTTGAACGATTCACCCCTGACCCCGCCCCTACCACACCCCCTTTACCCGCCCCCACCACACCCTCATCATCCAACCCCATATTCACGTTTCATGATAATGTACCCGTGACACCTCCCATTCATATGAAGCAATCATGTGATGAAATAGCAGGGACAGGGTTTTATAAACCTGACGCGGATCCGAAAAAAGTGACCTCTGACGTCACAGATGACATCAGAGGTTCAAAagctgaaattaaaaataatagtgACGtaaaacatgacgtcatcgacTCAACGGAAGTTCATTCCGGGAGTGACAACCTGAAAGTGCCAGGTGACACCCTGGAGTCTCACAATGTTACAACTCCTTCCACAAGTTCTTACAACCCTTATTTTGAAATCGGGAGTCGAAATTCAAACAATAATGAAAATAGTGACCTCACAAATAAGACGCACTCCAacgatgacgtaataaaaccGGATCGTGAcgaagtgacgtcatatttatcGCTGCATGAAACGAGTTAG
- the LOC100183274 gene encoding ankyrin repeat domain-containing protein 27-like isoform X1 — MSAYDEDLTENGWYLALSQKHEDLFIRATNERWMICIPRVGSWKGGIEDGDLFSQKSFESHILKQLVVYGDKPEVESNKYLTYNGKEVFITGPTVTCGEGFTNNFNIPSYDKRSERLELHIETSHTSQILFEETFFNQHDESYVVLCLSQPLEQHLVSVGDEESSSSEVEKASGPRWESYGSYVWTRAYHGKRLHHFIDERITHFVSERKYPCNYEVRSLKSSDELVVEAKVVAECAEKFITSMVQNVIKDSKLKKYIEVPSQQTALYSSLESYILHGTYVVNMRELNDIMSVQDEQLNKITRNLSSVKYDDLEIKEELCTGIPRARRELSMMNRFRTPGEKLECLENTIRFLSPRTSQATLQINANDRSEATNKNEPIVMSSDDLLPILIYLVLKCEITNWLANLMYMKYFYFTKTNKDQHSFYLATLEAAVEHVRNRNIKIDRTKLSALSSHEQTQELHHLFKLIENVDVAGVDRLLRQAQDMKSLHDHDKCHPLCECNNCTKLSNRKANRGSYVSVSSRDDRGRTALHIAAVTGKHEVVDTLLNHGSDINASDYHGATPLHLAAQEGSQSVIFLLLHHEAAANAVDNNNNTPLHLACYGGHDGSVKAMLFYDPVRAVVKVDAVNDQGDIPLHIASRWGYASIAQALVECGSDISCQNRKKESPLDVAHNSQMKYILQHTELTVTYSNLRPEHTVPVVNKTKHSNINQLTQKINQSNALKPKSSNLIGQFKREKPSLPKQILKLHRAVTDNDVHMVAYMCGWGLDDDRSCDPLCQCYKCQPSQDIILHANSTSPDGSTPLLISCMRGYVEMTRMLLDHDARVGCKSKDRELSPLHLACQYGYEEIVRLLLDHGAVCDVRNAEGNTPIYMCAANGHASCAEVLLEFGASVNIRNHKYDAPLHEAVKWRNINVATLLMESGAMTYYKNKQGITPLQMAKEQNPEMYAVLTSAPRDHDVTETTQPETQPQPIKCHRYKKSISQSEADEMLANDLFERFTPDPAPTTPPLPAPTTPSSSNPIFTFHDNVPVTPPIHMKQSCDEIAGTGFYKPDADPKKVTSDVTDDIRGSKAEIKNNSDVKHDVIDSTEVHSGSDNLKVPGDTLESHNVTTPSTSSYNPYFEIGSRNSNNNENSDLTNKTHSNDDVIKPDRDEVTSYLSLHETS; from the exons ATGTCAGCCTATGATGAAGATTTAACCGAGAACGGTTGGTACTTGGCTCTATCACAAAAGCATGAGGATTTATTTATACGAGCAACAAACGAACGTTGGATG ATATGCATACCACGTGTGGGATCATGGAAAGGTGGGATCGAAGATGGCGACTTATTTTCACAGAAGTCATTCGAAtctcatattttaaaacaacttgtgGTTTACGGAGATAAACCTGAAGTGGAAtcgaataaatatttaacttataatGGAAAG GAAGTTTTTATCACTGGACCAACAGTAACTTGTGGGGAAGGTTTCACCAATAACTTCAACATTCCATCCTATGATAAACGTAGTGAGAGATTAGAATTACATATTGAAACTTCTCATACTTCCCAAATTCTATTCGAagaaacatttttcaaccaACATGATGAGAGTTACGTTGTGCTCTGTCTTTCACAACCTCTTGAGCAACACCTAGTGTCTGTAGGAG ATGAAGAATCTTCCTCATCAGAAGTTGAGAAAGCATCCGGACCTCGCTGGGAGTCGTATGGATCATATGTGTGGACGCGGGCTTATCATGGGAAGAGGTTGCATCATTTCATTGATGAGAGGATCACCCATTTTGTGTCCGAGAGGAAATATCCATGTAATTATGAAGTGAGGTCGTTAAAATCAAGCGATGAACTTGTGGTGGAAGCTAAAGTTGTTGCT GAATGTGCGGAGAAATTCATAACAAGCATGGTTCAAAACGTGATAAAAGATTCAAAACTG AAAAAATACATAGAGGTTCCTTCGCAACAAACAGCACTCTATTCTTCATTAGAG AGCTACATACTGCATGGAACATATGTTGTGAACATGAGAGAGTTAAACGACATTATGTCGGTACAG GATGAACAACTGAACAAGATCACTCGAAACTTAAGTTCTGTTAAATATGACGACCTTGAAATAAAAGAGGAATTATG CACAGGAATACCACGGGCTCGCCGTGAGTTGTCTATGATGAACAGGTTTCGAACACCGGGTGAAAAACTTGAATGCCTGGAAAACACGATTCGGTTTTTATCTCCGAGGACAAGCCAAgcaactc TTCAAATCAATGCAAACGATCGTTCTGAAGCTACAAATAAGAATG AAcccattgtgatgtcatcagaTGATCTGCTCCCTATATTAATCTACTTAGTATTAAAATGTGAGATAACCAATTGGTTGGCAAACTTGATGTACATGAAGTATTTCtactttacaaaaacaaacaaagatcAACACAG tttttatctggcaacactggaagCAGCAGTGGAACATGTACGGaacagaaatattaaaatagatcGCACCAAG TTGTCTGCATTGTCTTCACACGAACAAACGCAAGAACTCCATCATTTATTCAAG TTGATTGAGAATGTTGACGTAGCTGGGGTCGATAGATTATTGCGACAAGCCCAAGATATGAAGAGTTTACACGACCATGACAAGTGTCACCCGTTGTGTGAATGCAACAACTGCACTAAGTTGTCCAACAG GAAAGCTAACCGAGGATCATACGTTAGCGTATCTTCAAGAGATGACAGAGGTAGAACAGCTTTGCATATAGCAGCTGTGACAG GCAAGCATGAGGTGGTAGATACGTTACTTAACCATGGATCAGATATCAATGCATCAGATTACCACGGTGCTACTCCACTGCATTTAGCTGCACAAGAAGGAAGCCAAAGTGTTATT TTCCTTCTGTTACATCATGAAGCTGCTGCCAACGCTGTAgacaacaataacaatactCCACTTCATCTCGCTTGTTATGGGGGCCATGATGGG AGTGTGAAAGCGATGTTATTTTACGACCCTGTACGGGCTGTTGTTAAAGTTGATGCAGTGAATGACCAGGGTGATATACCTCTGCATATCGCTTCTAGATGGGGATACG CCTCCATAGCGCAAGCATTGGTTGAATGCGGTTCCGATATTTCATGTCAAAACCGCAAGAAAGAATCGCCACTAGACGTTGCTCACAACTCACAGATGAAATATATTCTACAACACACGGAACTTACTGTGACTTATTCCAACCTACGACCTGAACACACTGTGCCGGTAGTGAAT AAAACAAAGCATTCCAATATAAATCAATTGACACAGAAGATTAACCAATCAAATGCTTTGAAACCAAAAAGCTCCAACCTGATTGGTCAGTTTAAAAGGGAGAAGCCAAGCCTTCCTAAACAG aTATTGAAACTCCACCGAGCGGTTACAGACAACGATGTACACATGGTGGCGTACATGTGCGGGTGGGGATTGGACGACGATAGGTCATGTGACCCGCTGTGCCAGTGTTACAAATGTCAACCATCGCAG GACATCATCCTCCACGCAAACTCTACATCTCCCGATGGATCAACTCCTCTCCTCATCTCATGCATGCGAGGTTACGTTGAGATGACCCGAATGTTGTTGGATCATGATGCGAGGGTTGGATGCAAGAGCAAGGATCGCGAACTCTCTCCTCTTCATCTTGCTTGTCAGTATGGATATGAAGAG ATTGTTCGCTTGTTATTGGATCACGGAGCTGTTTGTGATGTCAGAAACGCAGAGGGGAACACCCCAATATATATGTGTGCTGCCAATGGCCATGCATCGTGTGCTGAAGTTCTTCTTGAG TTTGGAGCATCAGTGAATATTCGTAACCATAAATATGACGCACCTCTTCATGAAGCTGTAAAGTGGAGAAACATAAACGTTGCAACATTACTTATGGAGAGTGGTGCCATGACTTATTATAAGAATAAACAAGGAATTACTCCACTACAAATGGCTAAGGA GCAGAACCCTGAGATGTACGCCGTATTGACGTCTGCACCACGTGATCATGACGTCACCGAAACCACTCAACCAGAAACACAACCTCAGCCAATTAAATGCCACCGTTACAAGAAAAGTATAAGCCAATCAGAAGCAGATGAAATGCTGGCTAACGATTTGTTTGAACGATTCACCCCTGACCCCGCCCCTACCACACCCCCTTTACCCGCCCCCACCACACCCTCATCATCCAACCCCATATTCACGTTTCATGATAATGTACCCGTGACACCTCCCATTCATATGAAGCAATCATGTGATGAAATAGCAGGGACAGGGTTTTATAAACCTGACGCGGATCCGAAAAAAGTGACCTCTGACGTCACAGATGACATCAGAGGTTCAAAagctgaaattaaaaataatagtgACGtaaaacatgacgtcatcgacTCAACGGAAGTTCATTCCGGGAGTGACAACCTGAAAGTGCCAGGTGACACCCTGGAGTCTCACAATGTTACAACTCCTTCCACAAGTTCTTACAACCCTTATTTTGAAATCGGGAGTCGAAATTCAAACAATAATGAAAATAGTGACCTCACAAATAAGACGCACTCCAacgatgacgtaataaaaccGGATCGTGAcgaagtgacgtcatatttatcGCTGCATGAAACGAGTTAG
- the LOC100175445 gene encoding LOW QUALITY PROTEIN: coiled-coil domain-containing protein 40 (The sequence of the model RefSeq protein was modified relative to this genomic sequence to represent the inferred CDS: inserted 1 base in 1 codon): MADHPRDSEGEDEQPGFAKAVSKVTVKALQELTLDDMPSVETSLNIGPPPTSTGSDEELRRSRPSSATQGETSTLLRNLGEGLGHIDTETEDEHDDMDQGMESDSDREDEVQSDLVVLDPDHPLMRRFQSALKTQLSKQLEKARLERKELMDDLKRKKTTREEVGVTLYGVQQELARQQSNLEQLHDKHAMSAERRRNKEHDLQKVREKYKEVQSQSERERKKNSELQTEVENLATRLFYMQNAKEDIRSDIAVMKRAAEKADVEVTQAEMIKKQQDLRVNRLTERVEHLRETIAMYEAQQSAQSEETLAAKQSLHEARDEIEAINLEKKQLYQQWNSSLIGMKRRDEAHAAMQEALSLAQQQVKSLETEISGYKRSIQKEEERNETLTMVLNKAETDKTVTKKLIKQNLIKQDSLKQTYGTYSRTLHETEQAYNKATTERSMRLSEINALRKQIEREYLEKVALEDRIMKDLQQQLTADKAQNYTVKVTQDIRQKKKKLEADYSQVENEMARCSLQHTECTSRIRHLTIQCEELESDISSKNDLISRAEQEASKRNAIIERKQTAIDQYNKKLEQLLANSGGEEIGPLEIQINSLSKQIEGSSQGIAELQRFWLRQQHELVQLSKEREQQNVDVDKLKKQHTILTQKKLRIEGEIDQQIQEQNEIERSVRNMQNAMVKXNTLLSKEKGIQETLEQGNILTENEFIQELKEAELASIQMQTKLEGLQEEKERLLNSLIEAERQIMLWEKKTQLAKETRSAVDSEVGQGEMRAMKAEIHRMQVRYTQLMKQQDQMMREMEQVVSRRETIVTRGEAQSKIDRKTPTKGTFQKKLLEIKKKVKQTQKDAETCDTDIRQLRENQAEVGRNLEEKQIAVQQLQGMVDTLEGDIEHLAEIKQRNLNDLVAKQTKVKHLQSLKAGKYTPICKTEEALTNELQKQDDRMNHTVNILDRITQEFPHTQQAVRRVVVTYGPEQMAYDE, from the exons ATGGCGGATCATCCAAG GGATTCAGAAGGAGAAGATGAACAACCCGGTTTCGCAAAAGCTGTTTCTAAAGTGACAGTGAAGGCTCTACAAGAA TTAACGCTGGATGACATGCCTTCTGTTGAAACTTCGTTAAACATCGGACCTCCCCCAACTTCCACCGGGAGTGATGAAGAGCTGAGGAGGAGTCGACCTAGCAGCGCCACCCAAG GAGAGACAAGCACATTATTGCGCAATCTAGGGGAAGGATTGGGGCATATTGACACAGAGACCGAAGATGAACACGATGATATGGATCAG GGAATGGAATCTGACTCCGACAGAGAGGATGAAGTTCAATCAGATCTTGTTGTTCTTGATCCTGATCATCCTCTCATGAGACGGTTCCAATCAGCGCTTAAAACCCAACTCAGTAAACAACTGGAGAAAGCTCGATTAGAAAGAAAGGAGTTG ATGGATGATTTAAAACGTAAGAAAACAACAAGGGAAGAAGTTGGTGTGACGTTGTATGGAGTCCAACAAGAGCTTGCACGTCAACAATCCAATCTTGAACAACTTCATGACAAACACGCAATGTCAGCGGAAAGAAGAAGGAACAAAGAGCACGATCTTCAGAAGGTCCGGGAGAAATATAAAGAGGTTCAATCTCAATCAGAGAGAGAACGAAAGAAga acTCGGAACTACAGACAGAGGTGGAGAACCTGGCCACAAGGTTGTTCTATATGCAGAATGCTAAGGAAGATATTCGTTCTGACATCGCTGTGATGAAACGAGCTGCTGAGAAAGCTGACGTGGAAGTCACACAAGCTGAGATGATTAAGAAACAACAG GATCTCCGTGTGAATCGATTGACGGAACGAGTGGAACATCTTCGTGAAACAATCGCGATGTACGAAGCACAACAATCCGCACAATCTGAGGAAACTTTGGCAGCTAAGCAATCATTACATGAAGCAAGAGATGAAATTGAG GCAATCAACCTTGAGAAGAAACAGCTTTATCAACAATGGAACTCAAGTTTGATTGGAATGAAAAGAAGAGATGAAGCTCATGCTGCAATGCAGGAAGCTCTCAG CTTGGCCCAGCAACAAGTTAAATCTCTTGAGACAGAGATTAGCGGATACAAACGTTCCATtcaaaaagaagaagaaagaaaTGAAACGTTAACAATGGTCCTCAACAAAGCAGAGACCGACAAAACTGTTACCAAGAAAttgattaaacaaaatttaatcaaaCAAGATTCCTTGAAACAGACGTACGGAACTTACAGTCGTACTCTGCATGAGACGGAACAAGCTTATAATAAAGCTACCACT GAACGCTCAATGCGATTGAGTGAGATCAATGCTCTTCGTAAACAAATTGAGCGTGAATATCTGGAGAAAGTTGCTTTGGAAGATCGTATTATGAAGGACCTACAGCAACAACTAACTGCGGATAAAGCTCAGAATTATACCGTGAAAGTTACACAAGATATCAgacaaaagaagaaaaaactT gAAGCTGATTACTCGCAAGTGGAGAATGAGATGGCACGGTGTTCGTTGCAACACACAGAGTGCACGTCACGGATCCGACACCTTACAATCCAGTGTGAGGAGCTAGAGAGCGATATTTCGTCTAAAAACGACCTGATTAGTCGAGCAGAACAAGAAGCATCCAAGCGCAACGCGATTATTGAACGTAAACAAACAGCTATCGACCAATATAATAAGAAGCTGGAGCAACTACTGGCTAACAGTGGG GGCGAAGAGATTGGACCTCTGGAAATTCAGATCAATTCACTGAGCAAACAAATTGAAGGTTCATCTCAAGGAATTGCTGAATTACAAAGATTCTGGCTCCGTCAGCAACATGAGTTGGTTCAGTTATCTAAGGAGAGGGAACAACAAAATGTAGATGTGGATAAGTTGAAGAAACAACACACCATTCTTACACAGAAGAAACTTAGAATAGAAG GGGAAATAGATCAACAGATCCAAGAACAAAATGAGATTGAACGTTCAGTTCGCAACATGCAAAACGCAATGGTGA TTAACACATTGCTAAGTAAGGAGAAAGGAATCCAAGAAACACTCGAACAAGGAAATATTCTCACTGAGAATGAGTTTATCCAAGAATTAAAG GAAGCAGAACTTGCTTCAATACAAATGCAAACCAAGTTGGAAGGATTGCAGGAAGAGAAGGAGAGACTTCTTAACAGTTTGATTGAAGCTGA GCGTCAGATAATGCTGTGGGAAAAAAAGACACAACTGGCCAAGGAGACAAGGTCAGCTGTTGATTCCGAGGTTGGGCAGGGAGAGATGAGAGCAATGAAAGCTGAGATTCATAGAATGCAG GTACGATACACACAACTCATGAAGCAACAAGATCAGATGATGAGGGAAATGGAACAAGTGGTGTCACGTCGTGAAACGATTGTTACACGTGGGGAAGCACAATCAAAGATTGACAGAAAAACTCCAACCAAAGGAACATTCCAGAAGAAacttttagaaataaaaaagaaagtaaaacaaacacagaAG GATGCAGAGACATGCGACACCGATATTCGACAACTTCGTGAGAATCAAGCAGAGGTCGGAAGAAATTtggaagaaaaacaaatagCTGTTCAACAGTTACAAGGGATGGTAGATACACTGGAGGGGGATATCGAGCATCTTGCCGAAATTAAACAGAGA AACTTGAATGATCTTGTTGCAAAACaaactaaagtaaaacatCTTCAATCACTGAAAGCAGGGAAGTACACCCCAATATGTAAGACTGAAGAAGCTTTAACTAATGAG CTACAAAAGCAAGATGATCGTATGAATCACACTGTTAACATACTCGATCGTATAACACAAGAGTTCCCACATACCCAACAAGCTGTTAGGAGAGTGGTTGTAACATATGGACCAGAACAAATGGCATACGATGAATAA